A region from the Streptomyces lydicus genome encodes:
- a CDS encoding helix-turn-helix transcriptional regulator, with the protein MTDRKLWSYKEIAAHIQVQPDTVRSYRKHGLLPEPDLVEGGKPYWFADTVRAWVAQRPGQRGRR; encoded by the coding sequence ATGACCGACCGCAAGCTCTGGTCGTACAAGGAGATCGCCGCGCACATCCAGGTGCAGCCGGACACCGTGCGCTCCTACCGCAAGCACGGGCTGCTGCCCGAACCGGATCTGGTGGAGGGCGGGAAACCGTACTGGTTCGCCGACACGGTCAGAGCGTGGGTGGCGCAGCGGCCGGGCCAGCGCGGCCGGCGCTGA
- a CDS encoding peptidoglycan-binding domain-containing protein — translation MNADTLRHAVKRTAVLTATAGLLTAGLLTGPASADSPAAGRPGTLAACAYYNGTALTVYGQRGDRVSQVQCLLANRRYLPWGDVTGYFGPKTLAAVKKFQSRHHLTANGKVDKKTWRALYA, via the coding sequence GTGAATGCCGACACTCTCCGCCATGCCGTCAAGCGCACGGCCGTCCTGACCGCGACCGCGGGGCTGCTGACCGCCGGACTGCTCACCGGTCCGGCGTCCGCCGACAGCCCGGCAGCCGGCCGGCCCGGCACGCTGGCCGCCTGCGCGTACTACAACGGAACCGCCCTCACCGTCTACGGTCAGCGCGGCGACCGCGTCTCGCAGGTGCAGTGCCTGCTGGCGAACCGCCGCTATCTCCCGTGGGGAGATGTGACCGGGTACTTCGGTCCCAAGACCCTGGCCGCGGTGAAGAAGTTCCAGTCCCGGCATCATCTGACCGCCAACGGCAAGGTCGACAAGAAGACCTGGCGGGCGCTCTACGCCTGA